DNA sequence from the Podospora pseudocomata strain CBS 415.72m chromosome 2 map unlocalized CBS415.72m_2.2, whole genome shotgun sequence genome:
TTAACCCGCAAAAGCCGTGACTTCGTGAGTCCTGTATAGGAGCTTACGGGAACAAAAAAGGCAAATGATTGGGCCGTAGGTAAAGCTACGTTCCAATAGTAAAACGGCCATAACAGCAGACCAAAACCACTGTGCTGGTATCAATGTCGCATTTCTGCTCCGAAACCTTGCCGAAAAGACGATGATGTGAAGTACTTCTGATCTCTGCGGACAGAGTTCAACCCTAACCAAAAGGCAGCTTTCAAGCCACCGCAATTTCTCCTTCGCTTAGACGGCGTCAACGCACGGCCCGTACGCTGCGACTTCGGCGTAGCGTGATTGCTTCAGAAGTCCCGCGGTCGTCCCGTGGCGTGTCTCCTGCAGAAGAGCTGCGAACGCGGTGTGGTGTGCTTCCTCCAGACAAGGTCTCCTAAGCCGAATCTTGAGGGTTACCAGGTCCGTCGCGGTCCATTCTCGCTGGCGGATTAACTATTGTCGTGCCCATAACTTGGCTAGAGAGCTAGTGGATGGCGAGGGGCTGGTCCAGCAAATTGAGCTTGCTGAGCAGACAATGTCACAAACGTCGGGTCATTGATAGGCCGTGGTGAAGAGTTGAGGATGTTGGGGTGCCATGTGACCGTTTTGTAACGGAACCGACTGCGGTAGGTAAGGCGGGTGGCCCCCTACATAGTTAAAAGGGGATGAAGTGTTGAGCGAGCGgcggggaggcggtggttgttgatgggttgggttagGTGGAGCAGCATCGGCCATATCGTCATCCTCCGGTCGTCGTCCACGACATCGACCTCCGTCTCGTCGGTGGCATCGCCATTGTTGGCCTGAATGACCTCGCCGGTTGGAGTGTCTCGGCCAGCCCTGCTAACACCGCCGGCTGATTCTCCAAGTCCAAGGTCGGCAAATGTCTGTTCCTGGTTCAGATATTTGCGGAGGTTGACAACGCCTTGACCTGAGAACACGCAAAAGACATcgcgttggtgttgggtaAACCCTATAATAACCGTGTTAGCCACCGATGTGCATTGACAGAGCGAAAAGCTTACCTTGAGGAGGCTCACGAGAAAATACCTCCAAGTCATCTCAAGAAGGCAGCCACGCCTGTGAGACTGAGATGGGTGAGTCGCGGACAGCACTTAAGCAGCCGCAAGATTCCCTACGCATCTTAAGTCAGCAAAATCCAGACCTGCAACGGCGAAAAAAAAGCTGTTAAATTAATACCTTCAAAGTAAGATTTGTGCAGTAGCTCAGATGAACGCGTTCCAAGCTGCTGTGGCCTCATGCTGACATACCTGTTGGGGATGACATTTCCATGCGCGTCCTTTCGTAAGCGTGCTCGCCTGTTGGCATTCGCAAGAGCGATAACACTTGCATCTGTAATCTGGGCACATTTGACGAGaccaccctcttcaactTGGGCAAGGTGGCCAGCTTCATCACCGAGTCGTCCGTCAGGTGGGTGCAGCAACCAAGATCAATATAGCGAATGCGATTGCACTCGGCAACAAGCTTTAACGGCCTCGTCCGTGATCTGCGTGGCAATGGCCCAAATGGAGGAAATGCAGGTTCTTCCCCAGACCAGCAATGGCATACAGAGCTTGTCTGTGAGCTGGCGGCACTTGGCAAAGACCAGGTTCCGGAGTCGAGGCGCGACTTCACAATCTTTTGCACGGCCCGATCCGTCAATTTGTCACAAGATGTCAGATCCAGGATGCGCAGGTTCTCAAACGTCCTGTTCGGCAACGATAAGAAAGCATTGTCGTCAATCAACTCGCAGTTGGCCAGTCGAAGTTCACGGAGAGCCTGTCCCTTCTCAATAAGTGCTGTAACAGGCTCGTTGCCAATCAACTTGCATTGGTGGAGATCAATCTCGAGAATGTTGGGACAGTGctcggcaaaggcaaggaCGGCTTGGTTGGTCAGTTGTTGGCAGTCATTCAATTTGAGCTATGAGACGACCAGTTAGCATATCTAGACACAGAGTACAATATGAAAGCAAATACGTCGAGGCTTGCAAACTCACCTCTTCAAAACCTGCAGTTCTCGGCAAGAGTAATCATGCTCTCTGGAGAGACCTTGTGGCATCCACTGATGTTGAGACCCTGGAGTCGCTTGCAGTACTGGGCAATAGCATAGATCGAAGCCTCCGTAATTTGGCTGTCGTTGGAAAACATCAAGTGCCAACAAGTGATCATTGTTAGTGATCAATGGGATGAGGCCAGTGTCGGTAATCTTGCCGCAGTTTGTGAGGGTGAGGCGTTCGACACGGGTGCACGAGGCAAGAGGAACAACACTGCCATCACTGACGGTGTCGTGCAGACACGCAAGGTTGAGGCGCTTGATGAACTCCCCTGTAGGGAAAGGCCGGAGCCTCTGAGCTGAGAGTGTTGCA
Encoded proteins:
- the GRR1_1 gene encoding SCF ubiquitin ligase complex subunit (EggNog:ENOG503NYMA; COG:S) yields the protein MGNGNREGMKHYIFVRLCFPSVKFVRKPTFLAHQQALHIYGRVASLSDSHRPSLCLTSHRTRPLRRGVDNDFSNHETARVLDIIADRGAIISNHAPSSTVAEPAAAAPDQLTRQQQQSAQPELIDLVVDAQDDARSTSSSSSPAPGGDNEESDFFLGANDSQSLGVPNLQDMQVNDEDCLPPINRLPNEILIAIFAKLNSLSDVFHVMLTCRRWARNAVDILWHRPSCTTWDKHVQILQHSQLRGSGLSLQGSSSSASTLRVCTTPDGSVVPLASCTRVERLTLTNCGKITDTGLIPLITNNDHLLALDVFQRQPNYGGFDLCYCPVLQATPGSQHQWMPQGLSREHDYSCRELQLKLNDCQQLTNQAVLAFAEHCPNILEIDLHQCKLIGNEPVTALIEKGQALRELRLANCELIDDNAFLSLPNRTFENLRILDLTSCDKLTDRAVQKIVKSRLDSGTWSLPSAASSQTSSVCHCWSGEEPAFPPFGPLPRRSRTRPLKLVAECNRIRYIDLGCCTHLTDDSVMKLATLPKLKRVVSSNITDASVIALANANRRARLRKDAHGNVIPNRYVSMRPQQLGTRSSELLHKSYFEGFTQHQRDVFCVFSGQGVVNLRKYLNQEQTFADLGLGESAGGVSRAGRDTPTGEVIQANNGDATDETEVDVVDDDRRMTIWPMLLHLTQPINNHRLPAARSTLHPLLTIRFRYKTVTWHPNILNSSPRPINDPTFLIRQREWTATDLVTLKIRLRRPCLEEAHHTAFAALLQETRHGTTAGLLKQSRYAEVAAYGPCVDAV